From Arachis stenosperma cultivar V10309 chromosome 2, arast.V10309.gnm1.PFL2, whole genome shotgun sequence, one genomic window encodes:
- the LOC130962708 gene encoding uncharacterized protein LOC130962708 has translation MKIYSIHGGVEYKVLESDYHKYYVKCKEFGNGCTWLIRVSLCQRRGIWEVKRYNSLHTCLATSISIYRKILDYHAILAFTLPMIRADAAVSIKIMMPGSVPVFRTCPVQVGRQVNDSSAYFHRHFWTFPPCIETFRNYKPLVSVDGTHLYGKYDGTLLVAIAQGRNSNIIPIAFALVEGENAESWSFFLSHLQQHITPQPVLLVISDRHNGIKATLEASDGGWLLPNAYRTFCIRHVVANFALSFKDNDARMFLVNATYAKTEIEFHY, from the exons ATGAAGATTTATAGCATCCACGGTGGGGTTGAGTACAAAGTGTTGGAATCCGATTATCACAAGTACTATGTCAAGTGCAAGGAGTTTGGCAACGGGTGCACATGGCTCATTCGGGTTAGCCTCTGCCAGCGCAGAGGTATTTGGGAGGTAAAACGATACAATAGTCTACATACTTGCCTGGCCACATCGATATCTATTTATCGCAAGATACTTGATTATCATGCCATATTGGCCTTCACACTGCCCATGATTAGAGCTGATGCTGCTGTCTCGATCAAG ATCATGATGCCAGGTAGTGTGCCAGTTTTCAGGACGTGTCCTGTGCAGGTTGGTAGGCAAGTGAATGACTCATCAGCTTATTTCCATCGGCATTTCTGGACATTCCCACCGTGTATCGAGACCTTCCGTAATTACAAGCCATTGGTCAGTGTCGACGGGACCCACCTATATGGCAAATACGATGGTACACTGCTTGTCGCGATTGCTCAGGGCAGAAACTCTAATATCATTCCTATTGCATTCGCTCTTGTAGAAGGTGAGAATGCAGAGTCGTGGTCATTCTTTTTATCTCACCTTCAACAGCATATAACACCTCAACCAGTTCTTTTAGTCATATCAGATAGACACAACGGGATAAAGGCTACATTGGAGGCTTCTGATGGTGGCTGGCTTCTGCCTAATGCATACCGGACGTTTTGTATTCGTCACGTGGTGGCAAATTTTGCCCTGAGTTTCAAGGACAACGATGCACGGATGTTTTTAGTGAATGCTACTTATGCCAAGACTGAGATCGAGTTTCACTACTAG